The proteins below come from a single Halomonas binhaiensis genomic window:
- a CDS encoding dihydroxyacetone kinase family protein codes for MTILYNDPSDFPEQARLGLVAAHRDKLMAVYGGVVRSTRSKPGSVAVVIGGGSGHYPAFAGLVGQGLAHGAAMGNLFASPSAQQVYSVAKAADNGGGVLLTFGNYAGDVLHFGQARERLIAEGIPCEIVTITDDVASASLEEFDKRRGIAGDLTVFKAAAAAAEAGASLEQVVAVAEEANRRTRSFGVAFDGCTLPGAEDALFHVPTGRMAIGLGIHGEPGVSEQDIPTADGLAEALVSRLLEEVPAGIEREGARVVPILNGLGTVKYEELFVVYRRVDELLHEAGLTIIEPEVGEMVTSLDMAGVSLTLFWLDDEMEQRWKAPADTPAYRKGSVAAAEALDPAELEAMERQEIPPASEASRQLAKGVVSALETLVATVDAHAEELGRIDSIAGDGDHGIGMQRGSKACLEAAREALAEGAGAQTVLSFAAERWADRAGGTSGAIWGVILSSIGEALGNDLPLNVDRLVRGVSAASDNVMSFGKAVPGDKTLVDVLVPFAEAVAEHAADGVAVTWERAAQRAEEAAQATAELLPRVGRARPLAEKSLGTPDAGATSLALIVTALVPVIQRCS; via the coding sequence ATGACCATTCTGTACAACGATCCCAGTGATTTTCCTGAACAGGCCCGCCTGGGGCTGGTGGCCGCTCATCGCGACAAGCTGATGGCGGTGTACGGCGGCGTCGTGCGCAGCACGCGTAGCAAACCGGGTAGTGTGGCTGTCGTCATTGGCGGTGGCAGTGGCCATTATCCGGCTTTTGCCGGCCTTGTCGGGCAGGGGCTGGCTCACGGAGCGGCCATGGGCAACCTGTTTGCATCACCCTCGGCCCAGCAGGTCTATTCCGTGGCCAAGGCTGCTGATAACGGCGGTGGTGTGCTGCTGACCTTCGGCAATTATGCCGGTGATGTATTGCACTTCGGCCAGGCGCGAGAACGTTTGATTGCAGAAGGCATTCCCTGCGAAATCGTCACTATTACAGACGATGTGGCCAGTGCATCACTGGAAGAGTTCGACAAGCGTCGGGGGATCGCAGGTGATCTGACGGTGTTCAAGGCCGCTGCAGCAGCAGCAGAGGCTGGTGCCTCGCTTGAGCAAGTAGTGGCAGTGGCCGAGGAAGCCAATCGCCGGACGCGCTCCTTCGGTGTGGCATTCGATGGGTGTACGTTGCCAGGGGCGGAAGACGCGCTATTCCATGTGCCAACGGGCAGGATGGCCATCGGACTGGGGATTCATGGTGAGCCTGGTGTCAGCGAGCAGGATATTCCCACGGCGGATGGTCTTGCCGAGGCCCTGGTGTCGCGCCTGCTTGAGGAGGTGCCGGCAGGCATCGAGCGTGAGGGTGCTCGGGTGGTTCCCATCCTCAATGGGCTTGGTACGGTCAAGTATGAAGAACTGTTTGTCGTCTATCGGCGTGTCGATGAATTGCTGCATGAGGCGGGCCTGACCATCATCGAGCCAGAGGTAGGGGAAATGGTCACCAGTCTCGATATGGCCGGTGTGTCGTTGACCCTGTTCTGGCTGGATGATGAGATGGAACAACGATGGAAAGCGCCTGCCGACACTCCGGCCTATCGCAAGGGCAGTGTGGCGGCGGCTGAGGCGCTGGATCCTGCCGAACTGGAAGCGATGGAGCGACAGGAAATACCGCCTGCCAGCGAGGCATCCAGGCAGTTGGCCAAAGGCGTGGTATCTGCCCTGGAAACGCTGGTGGCCACTGTCGATGCGCATGCGGAAGAGCTGGGGCGCATCGACTCCATAGCGGGTGATGGCGATCATGGCATCGGTATGCAGCGAGGCAGCAAGGCATGTCTCGAGGCGGCCCGAGAGGCCCTGGCAGAAGGCGCTGGTGCGCAAACGGTGCTGTCGTTTGCTGCTGAGCGCTGGGCTGATCGGGCAGGCGGAACTTCCGGTGCGATCTGGGGTGTCATTCTGTCTTCCATCGGTGAGGCCTTGGGTAATGACCTTCCGCTCAATGTCGATCGCCTGGTGCGAGGGGTGTCTGCTGCCAGTGATAACGTCATGAGCTTCGGCAAGGCGGTGCCCGGAGACAAGACACTGGTAGACGTGCTGGTGCCTTTTGCCGAGGCCGTGGCGGAACATGCTGCTGATGGTGTCGCGGTGACCTGGGAGCGAGCGGCTCAGCGGGCGGAAGAAGCGGCCCAGGCGACTGCGGAACTGCTGCCCAGGGTAGGGCGTGCTCGGCCCCTGGCGGAAAAGAGCCTCGGCACGCCAGATGCAGGTGCTACATCACTGGCGTTGATTGTCACGGCGCTGGTGCCGGTGATTCAGCGCTGCTCGTGA
- a CDS encoding sugar-binding domain-containing protein produces MQNSELRDALYENSTVRQTLDRARRADIALIGVGDVSENSNMVRMGWFTPQEIAEARLSGTVGDMMGYDFIDIHGRPSVTPMQGRVIGLNIQDLTRIPDVVAIASEHTKAVGILGALRTGVIDTLATSATNAHTIIRLDEATQRGEEVELG; encoded by the coding sequence GTGCAGAACAGCGAGCTGCGTGATGCGTTGTATGAGAATTCTACTGTGCGCCAGACTCTGGATCGTGCACGCCGGGCTGATATTGCCCTGATCGGCGTGGGCGATGTCAGCGAGAACAGCAATATGGTGCGCATGGGCTGGTTCACGCCTCAGGAAATCGCCGAGGCGCGTTTGTCAGGCACGGTCGGCGACATGATGGGCTATGACTTCATCGACATCCATGGTCGTCCCTCCGTGACTCCGATGCAGGGGCGCGTCATCGGCCTTAATATCCAGGACCTGACCCGCATTCCCGACGTGGTCGCCATTGCCAGCGAGCACACCAAGGCAGTGGGTATTCTCGGTGCCTTGCGCACCGGCGTGATTGACACCCTTGCCACTAGCGCGACCAATGCCCATACCATCATTCGCCTTGATGAAGCCACTCAGAGGGGGGAAGAGGTGGAGCTGGGGTAG